One part of the Luteibacter yeojuensis genome encodes these proteins:
- the nadD gene encoding nicotinate-nucleotide adenylyltransferase codes for MSDLRPLAVLGGTFDPVHHGHLRAAWEAAEALDAEVRMVPARTPPHRPPPVADAAGRVALLRAALAGQNRLVIDTRELDRDGPSYTVDTLASLRADIGPARPLVLLVGADAFAGLASWHLWQELFAFAHIGVLTRPGGAQEPTGPLAGFVAGRRAARVHGPAGSVVDIAITPLDIAATAIRESFAAGNEPRFLLPSACFEDEALLAPYRALGH; via the coding sequence ATGAGCGACCTGCGTCCGCTCGCCGTCCTCGGCGGCACCTTCGACCCGGTCCATCATGGGCACCTGCGCGCCGCCTGGGAGGCCGCCGAGGCACTGGACGCCGAGGTGCGCATGGTCCCGGCCCGGACGCCGCCGCACCGGCCGCCGCCGGTGGCCGACGCCGCCGGCCGGGTGGCCCTGCTTCGCGCCGCGCTCGCCGGGCAGAACCGGCTCGTCATCGACACCCGGGAGCTGGACCGCGACGGCCCCTCGTACACCGTGGACACACTGGCCTCCCTGCGCGCCGACATCGGCCCGGCCCGGCCCCTGGTGCTGCTCGTCGGCGCCGACGCCTTCGCGGGGCTGGCCTCCTGGCATCTCTGGCAGGAGCTGTTCGCGTTCGCGCACATCGGCGTGCTCACCCGTCCGGGCGGCGCGCAGGAGCCCACCGGCCCGCTCGCCGGCTTCGTGGCCGGGCGCCGGGCCGCCCGCGTACACGGCCCGGCGGGCAGCGTCGTGGACATCGCCATCACGCCGCTGGACATCGCCGCCACGGCGATCCGCGAATCCTTCGCGGCCGGCAACGAGCCCCGCTTCCTGCTGCCCTCGGCCTGTTTCGAAGATGAAGCCCTGCTGGCGCCCTACCGCGCCCTGGGCCACTAA
- the holA gene encoding DNA polymerase III subunit delta: MAPVYLLAGEELLVLEAADAVRAMARRLGYNERDVLEADSRFDWDDLARASAGLSLFATQRLLDLRLAGGRAGKDGGQAIAAFVADPPPDTTLLITATEWSSKHEAAWTKTVDQGGIQVLFQAPRPHEWSKWVGTRLASRGLKATPDAVAMLAERVEGNLLAAAQEIDKLVVLAGDRPLDAATLEGLVADSARFDAFKLTDAAFAGEGGRALRILAGLRAEGDELIALMGWLVNQLQLAMRLANARDFGAQAKAERLWPAREQLFRKALRRAPREHWMACLARAARIDRMAKGREQGDPWLEAERLIAAIAEPRAAVAFG; this comes from the coding sequence ATGGCGCCGGTCTACCTGCTGGCCGGCGAAGAACTGCTGGTGCTCGAGGCCGCCGACGCCGTGCGCGCGATGGCGCGCCGGCTCGGCTACAACGAACGCGACGTGCTCGAGGCCGACAGCCGCTTCGACTGGGACGACCTGGCGCGGGCCTCGGCTGGCCTGTCCCTGTTCGCCACGCAGCGCCTCCTCGACCTGCGTCTGGCCGGTGGCCGCGCGGGCAAGGACGGTGGTCAGGCAATCGCCGCGTTCGTGGCGGATCCGCCACCCGACACTACCTTGCTGATCACCGCCACCGAGTGGAGCAGCAAGCACGAGGCTGCGTGGACGAAGACCGTCGACCAGGGCGGCATCCAGGTACTGTTCCAGGCGCCGCGACCGCACGAATGGTCCAAGTGGGTCGGCACGCGGCTGGCTTCGCGAGGCCTGAAGGCCACGCCCGATGCCGTCGCGATGCTCGCCGAGCGCGTGGAGGGCAACCTGCTCGCCGCCGCCCAGGAAATCGACAAGCTCGTCGTCCTCGCCGGCGACCGGCCGCTCGACGCGGCCACGCTGGAAGGCCTCGTCGCCGACAGCGCACGCTTCGACGCATTCAAACTCACCGATGCCGCGTTCGCGGGCGAGGGCGGGCGCGCGCTGCGCATCCTCGCCGGCCTGCGCGCCGAGGGCGACGAACTGATCGCCCTGATGGGCTGGCTGGTGAATCAGCTGCAGCTGGCGATGCGTCTGGCGAACGCGCGCGACTTTGGCGCGCAGGCGAAGGCGGAGCGCCTGTGGCCGGCGCGCGAACAGCTCTTCCGCAAGGCGCTGCGCCGTGCGCCGCGCGAACACTGGATGGCATGCCTCGCCCGGGCCGCGCGGATCGACCGCATGGCGAAGGGGCGGGAGCAGGGCGATCCCTGGCTCGAAGCGGAGCGGCTGATCGCCGCCATCGCCGAACCGCGCGCCGCGGTCGCCTTCGGATGA
- the lptE gene encoding LPS assembly lipoprotein LptE, whose product MSPNLLRSFRIAVLLSAVAALSACGFHLRQSASLPPGMKKIHLTVSGGGKLERDLTRALGNSDVTVVDAPAPDAAELAITSNTFRTDSLTVSGTARVTEYAVRYHVDFNAKAADGTVIIPTQSVDMSREFSYDATNTIGTASQTEELQRSLIGDMVQAILFRLQAAAEHPAVASPAPVPATSN is encoded by the coding sequence ATGAGCCCGAACCTCCTTCGTTCGTTCCGCATCGCCGTGCTGCTCTCCGCCGTGGCCGCGCTCTCCGCCTGCGGCTTCCACCTGCGGCAGAGCGCATCGCTGCCGCCGGGAATGAAGAAGATCCACCTCACGGTGTCCGGTGGCGGCAAGCTCGAGCGCGATCTCACCCGGGCGCTGGGGAACTCCGACGTGACGGTGGTGGACGCGCCCGCGCCCGACGCGGCGGAACTGGCGATCACCTCGAACACCTTCCGTACCGACTCGCTCACCGTGAGCGGCACCGCGCGCGTCACCGAATACGCCGTGCGCTACCACGTCGACTTCAACGCGAAGGCGGCCGACGGCACCGTGATCATCCCGACGCAGTCGGTCGACATGTCGCGCGAGTTCAGCTACGACGCGACCAACACCATCGGCACGGCGAGCCAGACCGAGGAGCTTCAGCGCAGCCTGATCGGCGACATGGTCCAGGCGATCCTGTTCCGGCTCCAGGCCGCCGCCGAGCATCCCGCGGTGGCGTCGCCTGCGCCGGTTCCGGCGACCTCGAACTGA
- the leuS gene encoding leucine--tRNA ligase has product MQDTHDQGTREQGGYAPDVVETAAQRFWNDTRAFEVTEDSAKPKFYCLSMLPYPSGALHMGHVRNYTIGDVISRFQRQQGRNVVQPMGWDAFGLPAENAAIKNRTAPAKWTYKNIEHMREQLKRMGFAYDWNREVTTCKPDYYRWEQLMFTRLMKKGLVYRKNSVVNWDPVDQTVLANEQVIEGRGWRSGALVEKREIPQWFLKITAYAQELLDGLDTLPGWPDAVKTMQRNWLGRSEGLEIAFDVDGWSEPLTVFTTRADTLMGASYLAVAAEHPIAARAAETNPDLAAFIESCKTGGISEAELETQEKRGYYTGVDATHPITGEKLPIWVANFVLMAYGTGAVMAVPGHDQRDWEFAQKYSLPIRMVVVDRGVVDAVAELKRDLAAEGTDTVQNALEGGSSDAYQSSAAVETIKAFENRIQNVEAYTEYGTLIHSGEFDGLEFKDAFEAIAAKLAANGHGERRVNWRIRDWGVSRQRYWGCPIPAIYCVTCDVVPVPEDQLPVVLPEDVEFSGVQSPIKADPEWRKTTCPNCGGPAERETDTFDTFMESSWYPARYTSPGANAMVDERANYWMPVDQYIGGIEHAILHLLYFRFYHKLMRDEGMVHGDEPATNLLCQGMVIAETYFRKEADGSATWFNPADVDVQRDERARIVGAVLRADGKPVEIGGIEKMAKSKNNGVDPQSMVEKYGADTVRLFSMFAAPPDQSLEWNEAGVEGMARFLRRLWRDVTAHAEAAPGGTGDNPAGEGARKALRRQLHETIQKVGDDIGRRQSFNTAIAALMELLNALGKFDDASAQGVALRQEAFTAMVQLINPFTPHVAHALWQVLGHAETLVEDAGWPQVDPAALVRDSLTYAVQVNGKLRATIEVPASASKEEAEAMARAEPNVARLLEGQTVRKVIVVPGKIVNIVAG; this is encoded by the coding sequence ATGCAGGACACCCACGATCAGGGCACGCGCGAGCAGGGCGGTTACGCCCCGGACGTCGTCGAGACGGCTGCCCAGCGCTTCTGGAACGACACCCGCGCCTTCGAGGTCACCGAAGACTCGGCCAAACCGAAGTTCTACTGCCTCTCGATGCTCCCGTATCCGTCGGGCGCCCTGCACATGGGCCACGTGCGCAACTACACCATCGGCGACGTCATCAGCCGCTTCCAGCGCCAGCAAGGCAGGAACGTGGTGCAGCCGATGGGCTGGGACGCGTTCGGCCTGCCCGCCGAGAACGCCGCGATCAAGAACCGCACGGCGCCGGCGAAGTGGACCTACAAGAACATCGAGCACATGCGCGAGCAGCTGAAGCGCATGGGTTTCGCGTACGACTGGAACCGTGAGGTCACCACCTGCAAGCCCGACTACTACCGGTGGGAACAGCTCATGTTCACCCGGCTGATGAAGAAGGGCCTCGTCTACCGCAAGAACAGCGTCGTGAACTGGGATCCGGTGGACCAGACGGTGCTGGCGAACGAGCAGGTGATCGAAGGACGTGGCTGGCGCTCCGGCGCGCTGGTGGAGAAGCGCGAGATCCCGCAGTGGTTCCTGAAGATCACTGCTTACGCGCAGGAGCTGCTCGACGGCCTCGACACGCTGCCCGGCTGGCCGGACGCGGTGAAGACCATGCAGCGCAACTGGCTGGGCCGTTCCGAAGGCCTGGAGATCGCGTTCGACGTGGATGGCTGGAGCGAGCCGCTCACCGTGTTCACGACGCGCGCGGACACGCTCATGGGCGCATCGTATCTCGCCGTGGCCGCGGAGCATCCCATCGCCGCGCGCGCCGCCGAAACCAACCCCGACCTCGCCGCGTTCATCGAAAGCTGCAAGACCGGCGGCATCTCCGAAGCCGAGCTGGAGACGCAGGAAAAGCGCGGTTACTACACCGGCGTGGATGCCACGCACCCCATCACCGGCGAGAAACTGCCCATCTGGGTCGCGAATTTCGTCCTCATGGCGTACGGCACCGGTGCCGTGATGGCCGTGCCCGGCCACGACCAGCGCGACTGGGAGTTCGCCCAGAAGTATTCGCTGCCCATCCGGATGGTGGTCGTCGACCGCGGCGTCGTCGATGCCGTGGCGGAACTGAAGCGCGACCTTGCCGCCGAAGGCACGGACACGGTGCAGAACGCGCTGGAGGGAGGCTCGTCCGACGCCTACCAGTCGTCCGCCGCCGTGGAGACCATCAAGGCGTTCGAGAACCGTATCCAGAACGTCGAGGCATACACGGAATACGGCACCCTCATCCATTCGGGCGAGTTCGACGGCCTGGAATTCAAGGACGCGTTCGAGGCGATCGCGGCGAAGCTGGCTGCGAACGGTCATGGCGAGCGCCGCGTGAACTGGCGCATCCGCGATTGGGGAGTGAGCCGCCAGCGCTACTGGGGTTGCCCGATCCCGGCGATCTACTGCGTGACGTGCGACGTCGTGCCCGTGCCGGAAGACCAGCTGCCCGTCGTGCTGCCCGAGGACGTGGAATTCTCGGGCGTGCAGTCGCCGATCAAGGCCGACCCGGAGTGGCGCAAGACCACCTGCCCGAACTGCGGCGGCCCGGCCGAGCGCGAGACCGACACCTTCGACACCTTCATGGAGTCGAGCTGGTATCCGGCCCGCTACACGAGCCCCGGCGCGAACGCCATGGTGGACGAGCGCGCGAACTACTGGATGCCGGTCGACCAGTACATCGGCGGCATCGAACACGCGATCCTGCACCTGCTGTACTTCCGCTTCTATCACAAGCTCATGCGCGACGAGGGCATGGTGCACGGCGACGAGCCGGCCACGAACCTGCTCTGCCAGGGCATGGTGATCGCCGAGACCTACTTCCGCAAGGAAGCCGACGGCTCGGCCACCTGGTTCAACCCCGCGGACGTCGACGTGCAGCGCGACGAACGCGCGCGCATCGTCGGCGCCGTGCTGCGTGCCGACGGCAAACCGGTGGAGATCGGCGGCATCGAGAAGATGGCGAAGTCGAAGAACAACGGCGTGGACCCGCAGTCCATGGTCGAGAAGTACGGCGCGGACACCGTGCGCCTGTTCTCGATGTTCGCCGCGCCGCCGGACCAGTCGCTGGAATGGAACGAGGCGGGCGTGGAGGGCATGGCCCGCTTCCTGCGCCGGCTGTGGCGCGACGTCACCGCCCATGCGGAAGCCGCGCCCGGCGGTACCGGCGACAATCCGGCCGGGGAGGGCGCGCGCAAGGCGCTGCGGCGCCAGCTGCACGAGACCATCCAGAAGGTCGGCGACGACATCGGCCGCCGCCAGTCGTTCAACACGGCCATCGCGGCGCTCATGGAACTGCTGAACGCGCTGGGCAAGTTCGACGATGCCAGCGCCCAGGGCGTGGCCTTGCGCCAGGAGGCCTTCACGGCCATGGTGCAGCTGATCAACCCGTTCACGCCCCACGTGGCGCACGCACTGTGGCAGGTCCTGGGCCATGCCGAGACCCTGGTCGAGGACGCGGGCTGGCCGCAGGTGGACCCGGCGGCGCTGGTCCGCGACTCCCTGACCTATGCCGTGCAGGTGAACGGCAAGCTTCGCGCTACCATCGAGGTGCCGGCGTCGGCCTCGAAGGAAGAGGCCGAGGCGATGGCGCGGGCCGAGCCGAACGTGGCCCGCCTGCTCGAAGGCCAGACCGTGCGCAAGGTGATCGTCGTGCCCGGCAAGATCGTCAACATCGTCGCAGGATAA
- a CDS encoding PqiC family protein, which translates to MIHSLRLAGVALLVAGIGACASAPMHFHTLIPPPAPLPAATAPFVIDVLPVGVPPQVDQPALVLRQGASGVAVLDGERWASPLGDEIRGALSADLAARLGTHDVHGLPRGKDAKVVRVQLDVRRFDSVVGGDATLEAAWSVRGTGGGAASCASRVAEPAGSSYDSLVEAHQRGLGKVADQVAAAVRAIAAGQAANCPSP; encoded by the coding sequence ATGATCCACTCCCTCCGCCTCGCCGGTGTCGCCCTCCTCGTGGCCGGTATCGGTGCCTGCGCCTCGGCGCCGATGCACTTCCACACGCTGATTCCCCCGCCGGCGCCGCTGCCGGCGGCCACCGCGCCCTTCGTCATCGACGTGCTGCCCGTGGGCGTGCCGCCCCAGGTCGACCAGCCCGCGCTGGTCTTGCGCCAGGGCGCGAGCGGCGTCGCCGTGCTCGATGGCGAACGCTGGGCCTCGCCCTTGGGCGACGAGATCCGTGGCGCTCTTTCCGCCGACCTCGCCGCGCGCCTGGGCACGCACGACGTACACGGCCTGCCGCGCGGGAAGGACGCGAAAGTGGTCCGCGTGCAGCTCGACGTCCGCCGCTTCGATTCGGTCGTGGGTGGCGATGCCACGCTCGAGGCCGCCTGGTCCGTGCGCGGGACCGGTGGCGGGGCGGCGAGCTGCGCCTCGCGCGTCGCCGAGCCGGCCGGATCCAGCTACGACAGCCTCGTGGAGGCCCACCAGCGCGGGCTGGGCAAGGTGGCCGACCAGGTGGCGGCCGCGGTGCGCGCCATCGCCGCCGGCCAGGCGGCAAACTGCCCATCGCCGTAG
- a CDS encoding intermembrane transport protein PqiB yields MSDANEGNMPPDEDLPQPVVRKSKLGFSLIWLVPIVAALVGISLLVSHFMSAGPQITVSFLTAEGIEAGKTQVKYKNVVIGKVTTMRLSKDRTHITVMIDLDKDARAFATKGTRYWVVRPRIGASGVSGIDTLLSGAFIGADAGDSDEEQSDFTGLETPPAVTHGAPGRRFVLHAADLGSLDIGSPVYYRRIQVGRIVSYELDKDGKGVSLQLFIDGPNDRFVSKDSRFWNASGVDVSLGADGLRMNTQSLATVIAGGVAFQDPPGPHEVVIAPEMSEYTLFNDQATALAPPDGKPRYIRMRFEHSLRGLAVDAPVEFLGVKVGRVVSVNLDYDPATKTFPVLVGALVYPQRLGQAHEKLAKAIGGDDETLFPRIMSGLVAQGLRAQARTGNLLTGQLYIALDFDAKAKKVAFDPGAKPVEIPTTPGDFDHLQEQISSIVDKVQKIPFDSIGRNLDGSLKELNGTLKQVNGDLLPEAKKTLQGVNHTMGTANDALSENSPLQINIANTLEELQRTVRSVRAFTDYLGRHPEALLRGRGAEAPPKIATPSTSQGKEEQP; encoded by the coding sequence ATGAGCGACGCCAACGAAGGAAACATGCCGCCCGACGAGGACCTGCCCCAGCCCGTGGTGCGCAAGTCGAAGCTGGGCTTCTCGCTGATCTGGCTGGTGCCCATCGTCGCGGCGCTGGTGGGCATCTCGCTGCTGGTCAGCCACTTCATGTCGGCGGGCCCGCAGATCACCGTTTCCTTCCTCACCGCGGAGGGCATCGAGGCGGGCAAGACGCAGGTGAAGTACAAGAACGTGGTGATCGGCAAGGTCACCACCATGCGCCTGTCGAAGGACCGCACCCACATCACGGTGATGATCGACCTCGACAAGGACGCGCGCGCCTTCGCCACGAAGGGGACGCGCTACTGGGTCGTGCGTCCGCGCATCGGCGCCAGCGGCGTGTCCGGCATCGACACGCTGCTGTCCGGTGCCTTCATCGGCGCCGACGCCGGCGATTCGGACGAGGAACAGAGCGACTTCACCGGGTTGGAGACGCCTCCGGCGGTAACCCACGGCGCGCCGGGCCGGCGCTTCGTGCTGCATGCCGCCGACCTGGGCTCCCTGGATATCGGCTCGCCCGTCTATTACCGGCGCATCCAGGTCGGCCGGATCGTGTCCTATGAACTGGACAAGGATGGCAAGGGCGTTTCGCTGCAGCTGTTCATCGACGGGCCCAACGACCGCTTCGTGTCGAAGGACTCGCGCTTTTGGAACGCCAGCGGCGTCGATGTCTCGCTTGGCGCCGACGGTCTCAGGATGAACACGCAGTCCCTTGCGACGGTGATTGCCGGCGGCGTCGCCTTCCAGGACCCGCCCGGACCGCACGAGGTCGTGATCGCCCCGGAGATGTCGGAATACACGCTGTTCAACGACCAGGCGACCGCGCTGGCACCGCCGGACGGCAAGCCGCGCTACATCCGCATGCGTTTCGAGCACTCGCTGCGGGGCCTCGCGGTCGACGCGCCGGTGGAATTCCTCGGCGTGAAGGTAGGTCGCGTCGTGTCGGTGAACCTCGACTACGACCCCGCGACGAAGACCTTCCCGGTGCTGGTGGGCGCCCTGGTCTATCCGCAGCGCCTCGGCCAGGCCCATGAAAAGCTGGCCAAGGCCATCGGCGGCGACGACGAGACGCTGTTCCCGCGGATCATGAGCGGACTGGTCGCGCAGGGCCTGCGTGCGCAGGCGCGCACCGGCAACCTGCTTACCGGGCAGCTCTACATCGCGCTCGATTTCGACGCGAAAGCGAAGAAGGTCGCCTTCGATCCAGGCGCCAAGCCGGTGGAGATTCCGACCACGCCGGGCGACTTCGACCACCTGCAGGAACAGATATCGAGCATCGTGGACAAGGTCCAGAAGATCCCGTTCGATTCGATCGGCCGCAACCTCGACGGCAGCCTCAAGGAACTCAACGGCACCCTCAAGCAGGTGAACGGCGACCTGCTGCCCGAGGCGAAAAAGACGCTGCAAGGCGTGAACCACACGATGGGCACGGCCAACGACGCCCTGTCCGAGAACTCGCCGCTGCAGATCAACATCGCCAACACGCTCGAGGAACTGCAGCGCACGGTGCGTTCGGTGCGGGCTTTCACCGATTACCTCGGCCGTCACCCGGAAGCGCTGCTGCGTGGCCGCGGGGCCGAAGCGCCGCCGAAGATCGCCACCCCGTCCACGAGCCAGGGCAAGGAAGAACAGCCATGA
- a CDS encoding paraquat-inducible protein A gives MNAPPRARDLGITSCHVCRQITAYTEDPHAHCPRCGNTLHARKHGSISRAWALLIAAAVFYIPANVFPIMRTQSISSRDDNTILSGIFELWRAGSPGLAAIVFTASIIVPVLKFVIMGFLLVSVQRSSGLVARQRARLYRFVELVGYWSMLDVFVVAILSALVHFKILSRVEPLPGVVYFGVVVVLTMLSAMSFDPRLIWDNRKSQ, from the coding sequence GTGAACGCGCCGCCACGCGCCCGCGACCTGGGCATCACGAGCTGCCACGTGTGCCGCCAGATCACGGCGTATACCGAGGATCCGCACGCCCACTGCCCGCGCTGCGGAAACACCCTGCACGCCCGCAAGCACGGCAGCATTTCCCGCGCGTGGGCGCTCCTGATCGCCGCGGCGGTCTTCTACATCCCGGCGAACGTGTTCCCGATCATGCGCACGCAGAGCATCTCGTCGCGCGACGACAACACGATCCTGAGCGGCATCTTCGAGCTCTGGCGGGCGGGCTCCCCGGGGCTGGCGGCGATCGTCTTCACGGCGAGCATCATCGTGCCCGTGCTGAAGTTCGTCATCATGGGCTTCCTGCTGGTGTCGGTGCAGCGCTCCAGCGGGCTCGTGGCGCGGCAACGCGCCAGGCTCTACCGTTTCGTGGAACTGGTCGGATACTGGTCGATGCTCGACGTGTTCGTCGTGGCGATCCTGTCGGCCCTGGTCCATTTCAAGATACTGAGCCGGGTGGAGCCCCTGCCCGGCGTGGTCTATTTCGGGGTGGTCGTCGTGCTCACGATGCTCTCCGCCATGAGCTTCGATCCCCGCCTGATCTGGGACAACAGGAAATCGCAATGA
- a CDS encoding paraquat-inducible protein A has translation MHNVRDLIVCEHCDSVYRRRELARGDVADCVVCGAVLERHQWLGVDAQFALIATALIVFVIANVSPIVTLGLSGMTAATTLWGAVIAMWKDGAQVVAFLSAMTLFFFPLSQILIFGWVLWFARDGRRAPWFAQAMSALVRVKPWSMIEVFMLGTLVAVVKAHTYFDVVPGPGIWAFGVLTLLVTVFSSLDPRELWNLTREDAA, from the coding sequence ATGCACAACGTCCGGGACCTGATCGTCTGCGAGCACTGCGACTCCGTTTACCGGAGGCGCGAACTCGCGCGCGGCGACGTGGCCGACTGCGTCGTCTGCGGGGCCGTGCTGGAGCGCCACCAATGGCTTGGCGTGGATGCCCAGTTCGCCCTCATCGCGACGGCGCTCATCGTTTTCGTCATCGCCAACGTCTCGCCCATCGTCACGCTCGGCCTTTCCGGCATGACGGCCGCCACGACGCTGTGGGGTGCCGTGATCGCCATGTGGAAGGACGGCGCGCAGGTCGTGGCCTTCCTGAGCGCGATGACGCTGTTCTTCTTTCCGCTCAGCCAGATCCTCATCTTCGGCTGGGTACTCTGGTTCGCCCGCGACGGCAGGCGCGCGCCGTGGTTCGCGCAAGCCATGTCGGCGCTGGTCAGGGTCAAGCCGTGGAGCATGATCGAGGTGTTCATGCTCGGCACCCTCGTGGCGGTGGTCAAGGCGCATACGTATTTCGACGTGGTGCCGGGCCCCGGCATCTGGGCCTTCGGCGTCCTCACGCTCCTCGTCACCGTGTTCTCGAGCCTCGATCCGCGGGAGCTCTGGAACCTGACCCGCGAGGATGCCGCGTGA
- the trxA gene encoding thioredoxin produces MSSAQTPGKHVFDATTAGFENDVINASLDTPILVDLWAEWCGPCKTLGPILEKLAVEYGGAFRLAKIDVEAEQQLAAMFGVRSIPTVVLISGGQVVDGFAGALPEGEIRKFLAKHGLEPLDGEAAAEAPATTAETPEEAINRIQQAIAGEPDRAELKLDLALALMRAGQVEPAQAELDALPANLATDARAVRLRSQLELARALAGAPSMEALRARVQSDDADWEARDLLGVRLLIEGEVAAGLDQFLDILKRQRDWQDGQAKKRMLAAFATLDDAELVGSYRRKMASLLF; encoded by the coding sequence GTGAGCAGCGCCCAGACCCCCGGCAAACACGTCTTCGACGCGACCACGGCCGGTTTCGAGAACGACGTCATCAACGCCTCCCTCGACACGCCCATCCTGGTCGACCTCTGGGCCGAATGGTGCGGGCCGTGCAAGACCCTGGGGCCCATCCTCGAGAAGCTCGCCGTCGAATACGGCGGCGCGTTCCGTCTCGCGAAGATCGACGTCGAGGCGGAACAGCAGCTTGCCGCCATGTTCGGCGTACGCAGCATCCCCACCGTCGTCCTCATCAGCGGCGGACAGGTGGTCGACGGTTTCGCGGGCGCCCTGCCCGAAGGCGAGATCCGCAAGTTCCTCGCCAAGCATGGCCTGGAACCTCTCGACGGCGAAGCCGCCGCCGAGGCACCGGCGACCACGGCTGAGACGCCGGAGGAAGCGATCAACCGCATCCAGCAGGCGATCGCCGGCGAGCCCGATCGCGCGGAACTGAAGCTCGATCTCGCACTCGCGCTCATGCGCGCCGGCCAGGTCGAACCCGCGCAGGCGGAACTCGACGCCCTGCCCGCCAACCTCGCCACCGATGCGCGTGCCGTGCGCCTGCGCAGCCAGCTCGAACTGGCCCGCGCGCTCGCCGGCGCGCCGTCGATGGAAGCACTGCGCGCACGCGTGCAGTCCGACGACGCCGACTGGGAGGCGCGCGACCTGCTCGGCGTGCGTCTGCTCATCGAGGGCGAGGTCGCCGCCGGCCTCGACCAGTTCCTGGACATCCTGAAGCGCCAGCGCGACTGGCAGGATGGCCAGGCGAAGAAGCGCATGCTCGCCGCCTTCGCCACGCTCGACGATGCGGAACTGGTGGGAAGCTATCGTCGCAAGATGGCGTCGTTGCTGTTCTGA